A genome region from Solanum pennellii chromosome 12, SPENNV200 includes the following:
- the LOC107006510 gene encoding uncharacterized protein LOC107006510, which yields MYEAWMNGQAPPPSIREYLNANMPFPIQVSTSDPVYPPGFGPYINTSNTAGTSSVNPLKPSMMNNPLFMPTIQTNTIPQPTLVQKSNDDPILKDQYGQGHAPKLTFNVPNSYHSQYSSPVEVEKNIKNKEHEEIARKMRSLEQNIRNMQGLGGHKSVSFKDLCMFPDVHLPLGFKTPKFDKYNGHGDPVAHLRRFCNQLRGAGGKEELLMAYFGESLTGVASEWFIDQDISHWHVWDDMAQDFVQQFQYNIDIILDRKSLANMKKKPSESFREYTIRWREQAARVKPPMKDYELIDVFLQAQEPDYFHYLLAAMGKPFAEAIKIGEMV from the coding sequence ATGTACGAAGCTTGGATGAATGGGCAAGCTCCTCCTCCTTCAATTCGAGAATATTTGAATGCGAATATGCCATTCCCCATCCAAGTCTCAACAAGTGACCCGGTTTATCCACCTGGGTTTGGACCCTACATTAACACATCTAATACTGCTGGAACTTCCTCAGTAAACCCGTTAAAACCATCAATGATGAATAATCCACTTTTCATGCCTACTATCCAAACTAATACAATTCCTCAACCGACACTGGTACAAAAATCCAATGATGACCCTATACTCAAAGATCAATACGGCCAAGGTCATGCCCCCAAATTAACTTTCAATGTTCCTAACTCTTACCACAGCCAATACAGTTCTCCTGTTGAAGTTGAGAAAAACATTAAGAATAAGGAACATGAAGAAATTGCAAGGAAAATGAGGAGTTTGGAACAAAACATAAGGAATATGCAAGGTCTGGGAGGACACAAAAGTGTCTCGTTTAAGGACTTATGCATGTTTCCTGATGTTCACTTGCCTCTAGGGTTCAAAACTCCaaagtttgataaatataatggTCATGGCGATCCAGTGGCTCATTTGAGAAGATTCTGTAATCAGTTGAGAGGAGCCGGAGGAAAAGAAGAACTTCTTATGGCTTACTTTGGAGAGAGTTTAACGGGGGTAGCATCAGAATGGTTTATCGATCAGGACATTTCTCATTGGCACGTTTGGGATGATATGGCACAAGATTTTGTCCAACAATTTCAATACAATATCGATATTATTCTCGATCGCAAATCCCTAgctaatatgaaaaaaaagcCATCAGAAAGCTTTAGGGAATATACCATAAGATGGAGGGAGCAGGCGGCTAGAGTCAAACCGCCGATGAAAGACTATgagttaattgatgtttttctccAGGCTCAAGAACCTGActactttcattatcttctcgCCGCAATGGGCAAGCCTTTCGCCGAAGCGATTAAGATCGGAGAAATGGTATAG